One genomic region from Tachysurus vachellii isolate PV-2020 chromosome 22, HZAU_Pvac_v1, whole genome shotgun sequence encodes:
- the LOC132838405 gene encoding ADP-ribosylation factor 4, with protein MGLTISSVFSRLFGKKQMRILMVGLDAAGKTTILYKLKLGEIVTTIPTIGFNVETVEYKNICFTVWDVGGQDKIRPLWRHYFQNTQGLIFVVDSNDRERAQEAAEELQKMLQEDELRDAVLLVFANKQDLPNAMAISELTDKLGLQTLRSRTWYVQATCATQGTGLYEGLDWLSEQLSKR; from the exons ATGGGGCTGACCATCTCCAGCGTGTTCTCCAGGCTTTTCGGGAAAAAACAAATGCGAATTCTTATGG TTGGACTCGATGCTGCCGGGAAAACGACGATCCTTTACAAACTCAAACTCGGAGAAATCGTCACAACGATTCCAACTATAG GATTTAATGTTGAAACCGTGGAATACAAGAACATCTGTTTTACTGTTTGGGATGTGGGTGGCCAGGATAAGATCAGACCTCTATGGAGGCACTACTTCCAGAACACACAG GGTCTCATCTTTGTGGTAGACAGCAACGATCGTGAGCGTGCACAGGAAGCTGCCGAAGAGCTGCAGAAGATG CTTCAAGAGGATGAGCTCAGAGATGCAGTTTTGCTGGTGTTTGCAAACAAGCAGGATTTGCCCAACGCCATGGCTATCAGCGAGCTGACGGACAAACTCGGCCTGCAGACACTCAGGAGCAGAACT TGGTACGTTCAGGCGACCTGCGCCACTCAGGGAACAGGTTTGTATGAAGGGCTGGACTGGCTTTCTGAGCAGCTGAGCAAACGTTAA
- the pde12 gene encoding 2',5'-phosphodiesterase 12, which yields MNHRLFVHLRYVLFQKSILANNILFRRLCSKMDRVVVRCVPSEPKLSISFTLAGCYKQMLREQTEQLGKALARISNSLIKAQTKGKKCKKTRSENTSTCAGEQVVRLYFKGDLVSEDTLNRDAWRDSSVLQVGDIKYNVELNPPTFTTAQLPQSVLSGFPVCPKLEIEFGNMESCVFKWYKENRVNAHTCAEEDSWVEAGRDRVFIPSNMDIGLRLKLQCMPGNGSRLGPVVELITSCTVEAGPGVCTFDNRHLYTSKVTNDFTTRVVTYNILAEIYSQTELSKTVLYPYCAPYALELDYRQNLIKKELSGYNADIICLQEVDKGVFGDSLVPALDAFGMDGVFKVKERQHEGLATFYRRSKFKLLFRRDIMLSEALETDALHSVLLEKLSTNPALKEKMVQRSTTLQVTVLQSVSEPSKIVCVGNTHLYWHPKGANVRLIQMAVALKHLKKVVMEERASTLIFCGDFNSTPSSGLFQLLSQGSVSEQHSDWASNGPEEHLPMELHSPFQLTSACGEPQYTNYVGGFNGCLDYIFIEPQALQVEQVVPLPSHQEVTTYQALPSVSHPSDHIALVCDLKWK from the exons ATGAATCACCGATTGTTCGTACATTTGCGTTACGTTTTGTTTCAGAAGTCGATATTAGcgaataatattttattcagacgTTTGTGCAGCAAAATGGACCGTGTAGTTGTGCGCTGTGTTCCCTCAGAGCCCAAGCTGAGCATTTCATTCACGTTAGCCGGATGCTACAAACAAATGCTGAGGGAGCAAACAGAGCAGTTGGGCAAAGCGTTAGCTCGGATATCTAACAGTCTTATCAAGGCGCAGACTAAAGGTAAGAAGTGTAAGAAGACTAGAAGTGAAAACACGAGCACTTGTGCTGGTGAGCAGGTGGTGCGGCTTTATTTTAAAGGTGATTTGGTCTCTGAAGACACTTTAAACCGCGACGCCTGGCGGGACTCCTCGGTACTGCAGGTTGGAGACATTAAATACAACGTTGAACTCAATCCTCCGACTTTCACCACCGCACAACTTCCACAATCAGTTCTGTCCGGATTCCCAGTCTGCCCAAAACTAGAGATTGAATTCGGGAATATGGAGTCGTGTGTGTTTAAGTGGTACAAGGAGAATAGAGTAAATGCGCACACGTGTGCTGAAGAAGACTCCTGGGTCGAAGCAGGACGTGACCGAGTCTTTATACCATCTAATATGGATATCGGGTTGAGACTGAAGCTGCAATGCATGCCGGGAAACGGGTCCAGGTTGGGCCCTGTGGTGGAGCTCATAACCTCATGCACTGTAGAAGCAGGTCCAGGAGTTTGCACGTTTGACAACAGACACTTGTACACCAGTAAGGTCACGAATGACTTTACAACCAGAGTTGTGACTTACAATATCTTAGCAGAGATTTACAGTCAAACTGAGCTCTCTAAAACAGTCCTGTACCCTTACTGCGCTCCATATGCCCTCGAGCTCGACTACAGGCAGAACCTCATAAAGAAGGAGCTTTCAGGCTATAATGCAGACATCATCTGTCTCCAGGAGGTGGATAAAGGTGTATTCGGTGATAGCCTGGTGCCAGCACTTGACGCGTTCGGCATGGACGGAGTGTTCAAAGTCAAAGAAAGGCAGCATGAAGGACTGGCCACTTTTTACAGGAGATCGAAATTCAAGTTGCTTTTTAGACGCGACATCATGCTGAGTGAGGCATTAGAAACGGACGCACTCCATAGTGTGCTGCTGGAGAAACTGTCCACCAACCCGGCGTTGAAAGAGAAGATGGTACAGAGAAGTACAACGTTGCAG gTAACGGTTTTACAGTCCGTCAGCGAGCCGTCAAAGATAGTGTGCGTTGGAAACACGCATCTCTACTGGCACCCTAAAG GAGCAAATGTTCGATTAATACAGATGGCTGTGGCCCTGAAGCACCTGAAGAAAGTCGTCATGGAAGAACGAGCTAGCACACTGATATTCTGCGGCGACTTCAACAGCACACCATCGTCAGGACTCTTCCAGTTGCTCAGTCAGGGTTCCGTATCGGAGCAGCACAGTGACTGGGCATCTAATGGGCCTGAGGAGCATCTTCCAATGGAGCTTCACAGCCCCTTTCAGTTGACTAGTGCGTGTGGAGAACCGCAATACACCAACTATGTAGGAGGCTTTAATGGATGTCTGGACTACATTTTCATTGAGCCGCAGGCTTTGCAGGTAGAACAGGTCGTTCCTTTGCCCAGTCATCAGGAGGTCACCACATACCAGGCCCTTCCCAGTGTGTCTCACCCATCTGACCATATAGCTTTAGTCTGCGACCTCAAATGGAAATAA
- the atp6ap1la gene encoding ATPase H+ transporting accessory protein 1 like a produces MAAPMSLALFSVIFLQISSSYEQVPAFAEGSSDEGASQDTQIRENGVGRERQRVSYEHGSFAAEEMRPALQPHDWRPPSQPSRRKLLQYGGIMPYSPLNVVYNGKTCILFRARKLAIRYRNHTLVDLTPRVFGPDAIVDTKGSFCSKDKATLNIRFGDVEELRGLSIRLQMSNTFYESAGQNWFTLDSVHIHYNWTHEATFNATDVYAPSTNSYHCQFVSSLQKYDTLLVPCSNTDNAANWHITFTDFQIQAFNVHSNKFSSASDCATFFTPAILMGLITSLILLLVLAYALHMVVHLKHIDRYEEHKTTVYFPRSTEAESTDKNVQ; encoded by the exons tTCAGATGAAGGAGCATCACAAGACACCCAAATCAGAGAAA ATGGAGTCGgtagggagagacagagagtctcATACGAACACGGCTCGTTCGCAGCGGAGGAGATGAGACCGGCTCTGCAG CCACATGACTGGAGGCCACCGTCTCAGCCTAGCAGGAGAAAGTTGCTGCAGTACGGAGGAATCATGCCCTACTCTCCTCTGAATGTGGTTTACAATGGTAAAACCTGCATCTTGTTTCGAGCCAGGAAGCTGGCCATCAGGTACAGAAATCACACACTAGTGGATCTCACACCGAGGGTGTTTGGCCCTGACGCAATAGTGGACACCAAAGGCTCATTCTGCAGCAAGGACAAGGCCAC ACTCAACATACGATTTGGAGATGTAGAGGAGCTCCGAGGACTTTCCATCAG ACTGCAGATGTCCAACACGTTCTACGAATCAGCGGGACAGAACTGGTTCACCCTGGACAGCGTCCATATCCACTACAACTGGACGCACGAGGCCACGTTCAACGCTACGGACGTGTACGCTCCGTCCACCAACTCGTACCACTGCCAGTTTGTCAGCAGCCTGCAGAAATACGACACGCTGTTGGTGCCGTGCTCCAACACGGACAACGCGGCAAACTGGCACATCACCTTCACAGACTTCCAG ATTCAAGCGTTCAACGTCCACTCGAACAAGTTCTCCTCAGCCAGCGACTGCGCCACGTTCTTCACCCCGGCCATCCTCATGGGTCTCATCACGTCACTGATCCTGCTGCTTGTCCTCGCCTACGCCCTGCACATGGTGGTCCACCTGAAGCACATTGACCGCTACGAAGAGCACAAGACTACAGTCTACTTCCCCCGAAGCACAGAAGCTGAAAGCACTGACAAGAACGTCCAGTAG